CCTATCATCTCGCTGATGATCGAGCCGAACTGAGCGGGTTGGCCGAACCGTCGGTTGCGTTTGGTGATTTCAACCTGACGCTGGCTGTTGCTGCGCAATGCCGTGCCGCACTGCAACGCTTCTACGGGCCGCGCCTGAAAAGGGTCATCTTGTTCGGATCATCGGCGCGAGGCCAGGCAAATTCAGAGAGCGACATCGACCTGCTCGTTTTGCTGGCGAGGCCTTTCGATTACCTCAAGGAACTGCGCCGCATCGTTGATTTGTTATATCCGATTCAATTAGGTTCAGAACGACTGATATCGGCGTTGCCGGCGGAAATCGACGAATACGAACGGGGTACACAGCAACTTTATCGCAATATCCAGCAAGATGGGCAGGTGGTATGAGGGACGAGCGAGCTGAGGAAATCGCCGTCTATCTGGAGCGAGCGCAAACGTCGTTACGGGCAGCGCGAACGTTGGTTTGGAGTGGGTATTCGGACTACGCCGCCTCTAGAGCATACTACGCCGCGTTCTACGCTGCTACCGCTGTACTCGTGAAAGAGGGATTGGCCTTCAGCAAACACAGCGGCGTTGTGGCCGCCATCCATCAACGCTTTGTAAAGACGGGAGGATTGGACGCAAAGCATGGCAGGAATCTCAACTGGCTTTTCGGCTTACGGACTATCGGCGACTATGGCGGCGCTACGCATGTCTCGACCGAAGATGCAGAAGCCGCTATCGAGGCGGCTCAGGAGTTCTGCGAAGCGGTGAGGCAGCTCATCGACGGCTGAAGTACGGAGGGCAGAGAAGGGCGGGTCATGGTCGCGATCGATGATCAAACGCGCGGGCAAGCTCGGCGACGGGGACAGCGAGGCAACTCAGGCCGGACGCATCCCGAACGATGAGCGCTGGCCCAGACGTTGTGCTGCCGATCCTGGCAATCGGCTGCCCCGCCAGCATCGCCTCGAACGCGGCGGCGTGCGCAGGCTCGACTTCGAGCAGGAAGCGGCCGAGGGATTCGGAGAAGAGAGAGTGGAGAGTGGAGAGTGGCGATGGGGCGGGGAGGAGCGCGAGATCGATTTCGGCGCCGAGACGGCCGCCGATGCACATTTCGGCCAGGGCCACGGCCAGCCCGCCTTCGCTGAGGTCGTGGCAGGCGCGCACCAGCCCGGCGGCGATGGCGCCATGCAGGGCGCGCAGACGGTCGAGTGGATGGGGATAGGGTTGGGGGACGGAGGCGCCCGTTTCGCCCAGCAGGTCGAGATAGGTCGAGCCGCCGAGTTCGGGCCGGGTCTCGCCCACGAGATAGAGGTGGTTGCCCGGCGCTTTCAGGTCGCTGGTCACGGTGCGGGTGGCGTCCGCGACGATGCCGAGGGCCGAGATGAGCAGGGCGCCGGGGATGGCGTGTTTCTGGCCGTCCTCGCCCAAGTATTCGTTGTTCAGGCTGTCTTTGCCGGAGATGAAGGGGGTCTGATAGGCGATGGCGGCGTCGTAGCAGCCCTGGGCGCAGCGCACCAGCCCGCCCAGGCGGTCGGGCAAGTTGGGATTGCCCCAGCAGAAATTGTCGAGGAGGGCGATGCGGTCGGGGTCGGCGCCCACAGCCACGGCATTGCGGAAGGCCTCGTCCACGCAGGCCCAGGCCATCGCATACGGGTCGATGAGGCCATAACGAGGGTTGATGCCGGTGGAAAGGGCAATTGCGGATTGCGGATGGCGAATTGCGAACTGGGGGCTGCCAAGCGGACGTTCACCGTTGGATGTCGATTGTTGACTGTTGACTGTTAACACCGGTTGCGGGATGATCACCGCCGCATCGCTCGGCCCGCCCTGGTCGATCCCCACCAGCGGCTTGACGACCGTGCCGCCCTGGACTTCGTGATCGTAGCGATGGATGATCGGCGCCCGCGAACGGATGTTGGGATGGGCGAGGAGATGGAGCAGAGAGGATGATGCCGGAGGTGAGGCGGGGAGCGATGTCAAGGCGGCGAGTGGGGGGATGGGCGGATTGCCGGGATGGGCGGAGGCAAGGAGGTGGGGAGGCGAGGCGGCGAAGTCGGGATCGGAAAGTTCCGGCGGGGTCCAGGTGGCCGTGAGGCGACGGCGAGGGATGCCATTGTGCAGGAAGTGCATGTCCAGATCGGCCACG
The Caldilineales bacterium genome window above contains:
- a CDS encoding nucleotidyltransferase domain-containing protein produces the protein MDDSNDRQIAYHLADDRAELSGLAEPSVAFGDFNLTLAVAAQCRAALQRFYGPRLKRVILFGSSARGQANSESDIDLLVLLARPFDYLKELRRIVDLLYPIQLGSERLISALPAEIDEYERGTQQLYRNIQQDGQVV
- a CDS encoding HEPN domain-containing protein codes for the protein MRDERAEEIAVYLERAQTSLRAARTLVWSGYSDYAASRAYYAAFYAATAVLVKEGLAFSKHSGVVAAIHQRFVKTGGLDAKHGRNLNWLFGLRTIGDYGGATHVSTEDAEAAIEAAQEFCEAVRQLIDG